AGCCAGAGAAGCCCCTTAACCGTAAAGAAAACGACGCCCCAGAAACCAAGTTTTTTGAGATAATTCTTAGTCATTAAACAAGAATGTCGGGTCTTTCATCTTCATACCACCCTGAACCATCCCGATTCGGACTCAGAACCCGACCTGCATCCTGATATTTTAGACTCCCCACCGCAAGCGGTGGGGCACCAATTTTGGAACTTCCATTCCTCCTCACTCTCCGCCGGTCATCTCCTCTATCTCTTTGAGAAGCGTCTCCTCCAGTTCCTTCTCGGTCACCTTCCCGATAATTTTTCCCTTCTTGAAGAGAATCCCGAGACCGTCACCGCCGGCAATGCCGACATCGGCCGCGGTGGCTTCACCGGGACCATTAACGATGCAGCCCATCACGGCAACCTTGAGCGGGGTTTTGTAATGACGGGTCTTCTTTTCAATCGCCTCCGCCAGCGGAATCATATCAATCTGGCATCGTCCGCAGGTGGGACAGGCGATAACATCTACTCCCTCTTTTTTCAGCTCCAGCGATTTCAGAATCGCTTTGCCGACTTTCACTTCCTCCACCGGGTCGGCCGAAAGCGAGACTCTAATGGTGTCGCCGATGCCGTTAATCAATATCGCCCCCAATCCGACCGCCGATTTGAGCGAGCCGGTCTGAAGGGTTCCCGATTCGGTTATCCCGAGATGAAAGGGATAATCGACTTTTTCCGCCAACATCATATATGCCCAGTACGCCGTATTGACATTGGTCGATTTGAGCGAGATAACGATATCCTTGAAATTCTTATTCTCCAGGATTTCAATCTGGCGCAACGCCGCCTCGACAAACCCTTCCGGATTGTCGTGCCCGTATTTCTCCAGCAAATCTTTGGGGAGCGACCCGGAATTAACGCCGATTCGTATCGGCACACCGGCATCTTTTGCCGCCGCGGTTACCTCCTGCACTTTCCAGTCGGCGCCGATGTTGCCCGGATTGATTCTGATTTTGTCGATGCCCTGACGAATCGCTTCCAGCGCCAGTTTGTATTTGAAATGGATATCCGCCACCAGCGGAATGGATATCCGCTTCTTGATTTCCCCCAACTTGGATGCCGCGTTGTCATCCAGCACCGCCACCCGCACAATCTCGCAACCTTCGGCAATGAGACGCTGAATCTGGGCGACAGTGGTATCGACATCACGAGTATCGGTGGTGGTCATTGACTGAACCGCTATCGGAAAGCCGCCCCCGATAATACAATCGCCTATTTTGACCGCCCGGCTTTTTCTTCGCATCGGCGGATATTTTAGTTCCATATATA
The Candidatus Zixiibacteriota bacterium genome window above contains:
- the ispG gene encoding flavodoxin-dependent (E)-4-hydroxy-3-methylbut-2-enyl-diphosphate synthase, with translation MRRKSRAVKIGDCIIGGGFPIAVQSMTTTDTRDVDTTVAQIQRLIAEGCEIVRVAVLDDNAASKLGEIKKRISIPLVADIHFKYKLALEAIRQGIDKIRINPGNIGADWKVQEVTAAAKDAGVPIRIGVNSGSLPKDLLEKYGHDNPEGFVEAALRQIEILENKNFKDIVISLKSTNVNTAYWAYMMLAEKVDYPFHLGITESGTLQTGSLKSAVGLGAILINGIGDTIRVSLSADPVEEVKVGKAILKSLELKKEGVDVIACPTCGRCQIDMIPLAEAIEKKTRHYKTPLKVAVMGCIVNGPGEATAADVGIAGGDGLGILFKKGKIIGKVTEKELEETLLKEIEEMTGGE